The following coding sequences lie in one Arachis hypogaea cultivar Tifrunner chromosome 9, arahy.Tifrunner.gnm2.J5K5, whole genome shotgun sequence genomic window:
- the LOC112709995 gene encoding isocitrate dehydrogenase [NAD] catalytic subunit 5, mitochondrial produces the protein MASSGFQLLKRTLGNRSTAARFFSSVSSTPIRATLFPGDGIGPEIAESVKQIFKAADVPIEWEEHYVGTEIDPRTQSFLTWESLESVRQNRVGLKGPMATPIGKGHRLLNLTLRKELNLYANVRPCYSLPGYKTRYDNVNLITIRENTEGEYSGLEHQVVRGVVESLKIITRQASLRVAEYAFHYAKEHGRERVSAIHKANIMQKTDGLFLKCCREVAEKYPDIKYEEVVIDNCCMMLVKNPALFDVLVMPNLYGDIISDLCAGLVGGLGLTPSCNIGEGGIALAEAVHGSAPDIAGKNLANPTALLLSGVSMLRHLNLHDKADRIQNAILNTIAEGKYRTADLGGKAKTTEFTKAIIDHL, from the exons ATGGCCTCTTCTGGCTTCCAGCTCCTCAAACGAACCCTTGGAAACCGCTCCACCGCCGCCAGATTCTTCTCCTCCGTTTCTTCCACTCCGATCCGTGCCACTCTCTTCCCCGGCGACGGTATTGGCCCCGAAATCGCTGAATCTGTCAAACAG ATATTCAAAGCAGCTGATGTGCCCATAGAGTGGGAAGAGCACTATGTAGGGACTGAAATTGACCCCAGAACACAGAGCTTTCTGACATGGGAAAGTTTGGAATCAGTTCGGCAAAATCGGGTTGGCTTGAAAGGGCCAATGGCCACCCCCATTGGAAAAGGCCATCGTTTGTTGAACCTTACCCTAAGAAAAGAACTTAATTTGTATGCGAATGTTCGTCCCTGCTATAGCCTTCCTGGCTACAAAACTCGGTATGATAATGTAAATCTCATCACGATCCGCGAAAACACAGAAGGAGAGTACAGTGGTCTTGAACATCAG GTTGTGAGAGGTGTAGTAGAAAGTCTCAAAATCATTACACGCCAAGCAAGTTTAAGGGTCGCTGAGTATGCTTTTCACTATgccaaagaacatggaagagagAGGGTATCTGCTATTCACAAGGCCAACATTATGCAGAAGACTGATGGTCTTTTCCTCAAG TGCTGTCGCGAGGTTGCGGAGAAGTATCCTGATATAAAGTATGAGGAAGTTGTCATTGACAATTGCTGCATGATG CTTGTGAAGAATCCTGCTCTTTTTGATGTGCTAGTGATGCCAAACCTTTATGGTGACATTATTAGTGACCTTTGTGCTGGCTTGGTTGGGGGTTTGGGCTTGACACCAAG CTGCAACATTGGTGAGGGAGGTATTGCACTAGCTGAGGCTGTACATGGTTCAGCACCTGATATTGCTGGAAAG AATTTGGCAAATCCAACTGCTTTACTGCTGAGTGGTGTTTCAATGTTGCGCCATTTGAATCTCCATGACAAAGCTGACCGAATTCAAAACGCCATCCTCAACACAATTGCAGAAGGGAAGTATCGAACTGCCGATCTTGGAGGCAAAGCAAAGACAACCGAGTTCACCAAGGCAATTATTGATCATCTCTAA